From one Planococcus citri chromosome 3, ihPlaCitr1.1, whole genome shotgun sequence genomic stretch:
- the LOC135842040 gene encoding phenoloxidase-activating factor 2-like, which translates to MLEISSRSLTLLILLSLNVAFLKGQFQYLTTTTADPLQPLLNEIFNISWEGDTPNSNNRTSFPNPTTASTCNCVPINQCHQYNNSVLNSGEGLIDIKIGLCPQSLDICCDQKITSTNTRPPPPYVRNVKCGYRNEDGVGFKITAGNSEAQFGEFPWMVAVLKVKSQNGRDVTQYHCGGSLIHPKVVLTAAHCVISYEKQPNKVIIRAGEWDSLSEAEILPFQERVAQKIIVHRDFKSGTLFNDVALVILKENFDFNENVDIVCLPNQNENVDFQNCVASGWGKDQFGETGVYQNILKRVDLPVVPYEECLNRLRQTRLGPKFVLHESFLCAGGIPKQDTCKGDGGSPLVCPIPGNKDHYQQVGIVSWGIGCGNNVPGIYVSIPHLRSWIDEQFIDNNLPLMYHNEKYD; encoded by the exons ATG TTGGAAATTTCATCGAGATCACTGACGCTGCTAATATTGCTTTCACTAAACGTTGCATTTCTGAAAGGGCAATTCCAATACCTAACGACAACGACGGCCGATCCCTTGCAGCCTTTattgaacgaaattttcaacatatcGTGGGAAGGCGATACACCCAACAGCAATAATCGTACCAGTTTCCCGAATCCAACCACAGCGAGCACTTGTAACTGCGTTCCTATCAATCAATGCCATCAATATAATAATTCGGTTCTAAATTCCGGAGAAGGACTCATCGATATAAA AATAGGGCTCTGTCCTCAATCTTTGGACATATGTTGCGATCAGAAAATCACGTCGACGAATACGAGACCACCGCCTCCTTATGTCAGGAACGTGAAATGCGGCTACCGAAACGAAGACGGAGTCGGATTCAAAATAACAGCCGGTAATTCCGAAGCTCAGTTCGGTGAATTTCCGTGGATGGTGGCTGTGTTGAAAGTAAAATCGCAAAATGGCCGAGACGTGACTCAATATCACTGCGGAGGATCTTTGATACACCCGAAAGTAGTACTGACAGCGGCTCATTGCGTAATTTcatacga AAAACAACCGAACAAGGTGATCATCCGAGCTGGAGAGTGGGATTCGCTGAGCGAAGCAGAAATTCTGCCTTTTCAAGAACGAGttgctcaaaaaatcattgttcATAGAGATTTCAAGTCGGGTACGTTGTTCAACGATGTCGCATTggttattttgaaagaaaatttcgatttcaacgAGAACGTCGATATCGTATGCTTACCTAATCAGAATGAAAACGTcgactttcaaaattgcgttgccAGTGGTTGGGGAAAAGATCAATTCG GTGAAACAGGAGTTTAccagaatattttgaaaagagtCGATCTGCCTGTAGTTCCTTACGAAGAATGTCTCAATAGACTCAGACAAACTCGTTTAGGACCGAAGTTTGTTCTACACGAGAGTTTTCTATGTGCCGGTGGTATTCCCAAACAGGATACATGCAAA GGTGATGGCGGAAGTCCACTCGTATGTCCGATACCAGGAAACAAAGACCATTATCAACAAGTCGGAATAGTCTCATGGGGAATCGGTTGCGGTAATAATGTGCCCGGAATATACGTCAGTATACCTCATCTCAGATCTTGGATCGACGAACAATTCATCGATAATAATTTGCCGTTGATGTATCATAATGAAAAATACGACTAA
- the LOC135842038 gene encoding CLIP domain-containing serine protease B9-like: MRFSIRIFATVLIVLPLISLTLAARTTTLKPTTTAKPNKTATATKATTNKDGISLRLDQNAGNSNRNSTRGKIITTRLGANGNPEEQCQCTLFYLCDQENVIDVQAGSGNECPDNSNVCCRIPLNSLTTDEPTLPSGNNGNGNGNDNGNGNGNGNGNGNDNGNGNGNVNIGPVETSSQTQPECTCVPFYQCQNYDSEAATAGAGLINPRIPCTAPDVCCPLDRVTPGGNTGGGGGGGNGGNPSIPPSVPTYTDSTPTQTPFPPYVPPTGPTPSPEECGIRRASVDNRISAPEHLAQTSFGEFPWMALILTTEIAPNGTRTENVFVCGASLLSPSVVLTAAHCVNQIDFTLLRVRVGEYNTHQGATEPIIHQDRAVSRISIHTSFNNRVLFNDLALIRVAEDFVLAQHISPICTGFTNSLYAEPSSYNPAQCLATGWGKNAFGNIGNYQTTLKRVDLTIIPRDECQNRLRQTRLGQHFILDGSFVCAGGQAGFDTCQGDGGGPLVCASRDNPNRYIQVGVVSWGIGCASDIPGVYASLEANREWLTTEFNTMTVFRRGS; encoded by the exons atgcgtTTTAGTATACGAATTTTCGCGACCGTTCTGATCGTACTGCCTTTAATAAGTTTGACTTTGGCAGCCAGAACAACCACCTTAAAGCCTACAACGACAGCAAAACCGAATAAAACCGCCACAGCTACCAAGGCAACCACCAACAAGGACGGTATTTCTTTAAGACTCGATCAAAATGCCGGCAATTCCAATAGAAATTCTACCAGAGGTAAAATAATAACCACTCGTCTGGGTGCCAATGGAAATCCCGAGGAGCAGTGTCAATGTACGCTGTTTTATCTTTGTGATCAAGAAAACGTGATCGATGTTCAAGCAGGATCTGG AAACGAATGTCCAGATAACAGCAATGTCTGCTGCAGAATACCATTAAATTCCCTTACGACCGACGAACCTACACTACCTAGCGGTAATAATGGCAATGGCAATGGTAATGACAACGGCAACGGCAACGGCAATGGCAATGGCAATGGCAATGACAACGGTAATGGCAATGGCAATGTCAACATCGGGCCTGTGGAAACGTCGTCTCAAACGCAGCCGGAATGCACTTGCGTCCCGTTTTACCAATGCCAGAACTACGATTCTGAAGCGGCTACTGCCGGAGCTGGACTCATCAACCCGAG aatccCTTGCACGGCGCCGGATGTATGTTGCCCGTTAGATAGAGTGACTCCTGGAGGAAATACcggtggtggtggtggaggtGGAAATGGAGGCAATCCTTCGATTCCGCCATCAGTGCCAACGTACACCGATTCTACCCCAACGCAGACGCCTTTCCCACCCTATGTTCCACCAACAGGTCCTACGCCTAGTCCCGAAGAATGTGGCATCAGAAGGGCATCGGTTGATAATCGAATTTCAGCGCCCGAAC ATTTGGCTCAAACATCTTTCGGCGAGTTCCCTTGGATGGCTTTGATTTTAACTACCGAAATCGCTCCCAATGGTACCCGAACTGAGAATGTATTTGTTTGCGGAGCTTCGCTATTATCTCCTTCGGTTGTTCTAACAGCTGCCCATTGTGTCAA tcaAATAGACTTCACTTTATTGCGAGTACGAGTAGGAGAGTACAACACTCATCAAGGAGCTACCGAACCTATAATTCATCAAGATCGCGCAGTCAGCAGAATTTCAATACACACTAGTTTCAACAACCGAGTATTGTTTAACGATTTAGCTCTGATTAGAGTAGCAGAAGATTTCGTTTTAGCTCAGCACATCTCACCCATTTGCACTGGTTTCACCAACTCTTTGTACGCTGAGCCAAGTTCATATAATCCTGCTCAGTGCTTGGCCACTGGTTGGGGCAAGAACGCTTTCGGAA ACATTGGAAATTATCAAACGACGTTGAAAAGAGTAGACTTGACCATTATACCCAGAGACGAATGTCAAAATAGATTGAGACAGACGCGATTAGGCCAGCACTTTATTCTAGATGGCAGTTTTGTTTGCGCCGGAGGCCAGGCGGGCTTTGATACATGTCAG GGTGATGGTGGTGGACCGTTGGTTTGCGCTTCTCGCGATAACCCAAATAGATATATTCAAGTTGGTGTCGTTTCGTGGGGTATCGGATGTGCTAGCGATATTCCTGGAGTTTACGCATCCTTGGAAGCGAATCGAGAATGGCTGACTACTGAATTTAATACCATGACTGTGTTCAGACGTGGATCGTGA